GGCATTCATGTTGATGTAGATACCTGCTGCAAAGCGATTGCGGACATATCATTAAGTGCTGTCACCGAGGGGAATTGCGAGCTGAATGAGAGCTGTTGCGCCAAAGAGTTGAAATCGTGCTGTGAGGAGAAGGGAGAGGAAGAATGTGGCCTCACCTCCTTGTTTCTACAATTCCTCGCAGAAGAACAGGTGCCTGCCTTCCAGTCTCGTGTTCACCCGGCCGAGATCCAGGCTCTCTTGCTTGAAAAAACGGAGCTATCTCTGCAAATCACCGATACCGGTGCGAGCATATTGAAAATAGAATACCCTCCGGACCGATCCGGACATCAGGACCTCTATATCCAACACCATTCACTAATCACCTATGGCTGAGTATTGATTCTTTTTTCCAGAATATCTGGACAACTCAATATGAATCAATAACTTACAGTCATGAAAACTATTTTCAGAACACTTTTACTTGCCGCCATTTTATTTGTGGCACCAAGTATTCAAGCACAAGATAAGATCGTGGAGACCAGCTTCACCGTAAGCGGGGTCTGCGGCATGTGTGAAGACCGAATCGAAAAGGCGGTAGACGTCAAAGGCGTGAAGTATGCCGATTACGATCTCGATACGCAGACCCTGAGTATCATCTTCAATACACAACGTATCACTGAAGAAGAGATACATCAGCTATTGAATGAGGTCGGTCATGATACCGAACGATCAATGGCGACTGATGAGCAATACAACACAGTACATGCGTGTTGTAAATACAGGGATCAAGATGAGCACTGACCGATTTCATATCGTCATTCTCACATTGCTTCTAAGTACGACCCTTCTTTCTCAGAACACCTCCGATGAGGTGGTGAGAGGAATGGTATACACCATAGAAGAAGAGAAACAGATCCCT
Above is a window of Flavobacteriales bacterium DNA encoding:
- a CDS encoding heavy-metal-associated domain-containing protein, producing MKTIFRTLLLAAILFVAPSIQAQDKIVETSFTVSGVCGMCEDRIEKAVDVKGVKYADYDLDTQTLSIIFNTQRITEEEIHQLLNEVGHDTERSMATDEQYNTVHACCKYRDQDEH